One Phaseolus vulgaris cultivar G19833 chromosome 4, P. vulgaris v2.0, whole genome shotgun sequence DNA window includes the following coding sequences:
- the LOC137837428 gene encoding GATA transcription factor 8-like gives MIGNFIDDIDCGSFFDQIDDLLEFPAEETAAIDTTAVAPLAPPTNFWSAESDSFHAANAVFSGNTVPDLSTELSVPYEDIVQLEWLSNFVEDSFSGGSLTMQQEQPQCTNKEDITHAQFQTASPVSVLESSSFCSGEKAVPRSPEIFIPVPCGRARSKRARPTAFNPHPVMQLISPASSTGENTQHNTSTCKASSDSENFAESPIKTPKQAFGEHKKKKKIKVTFSAGQDQNGSPSQAVRKCVHCEITKTPQWRAGPMGPKTLCNACGVRYKSGRLFPEYRPAASPTFCAAVHSNSHKKVLEMRNKSDTKSGFAADSASSPELIPNTNSSLSLEYM, from the exons atgatcggAAACTTCATCGACGACATTGACTGCGGCAGCTTCTTCGACCAAATAGACGACCTCCTCGAATTCCCCGCCGAAGAAACAGCCGCCATTGACACTACTGCTGTCGCACCGCTCGCTCCTCCGACAAACTTCTGGTCCGCCGAGTCCGACTCGTTCCACGCCGCCAACGCGGTATTTTCCGGCAACACTGTGCCGGACCTCTCGACGGAGCTCTCTGTTCCG TATGAAGACATTGTACAATTGGAATGGCTGTCAAATTTTGTTGAGGACTCTTTCTCTGGTGGAAGTCTCACCATGCAGCAAGAGCAGCCACAATGCACCAACAAGGAGGACATAACTCATGCCCAATTCCAGACAGCAAGTCCAGTCTCAGTCCTTGAAAGCAGCAGTTTCTGTTCTGGGGAGAAGGCTGTACCTCGTAGCCCGGAGATTTTCATCCCCGTGCCATGTGGACGTGCACGCAGCAAGCGTGCACGTCCGACAGCCTTCAATCCCCATCCAGTGATGCAGCTGATCTCGCCGGCGTCTTCCACCGGCGAGAACACGCAGCACAACACCAGCACCTGCAAGGCCTCCTCAGACTCTGAGAATTTTGCCGAGTCCCCTATCAAGACACCAAAGCAGGCCTTTGGTGAGcacaagaagaaaaagaagatcaAAGTGACTTTCTCAGCAGGTCAAGACCAGAATGGTTCACCATCACAGGCAGTGAGGAAATGTGTGCACTGTGAGATAACCAAGACACCGCAGTGGAGGGCAGGGCCAATGGGGCCAAAAACACTCTGCAATGCATGTGGCGTGCGCTACAAGTCAGGGCGGCTCTTCCCTGAATACCGGCCAGCTGCCAGTCCAACGTTCTGCGCAGCTGTGCACTCCAACTCCCACAAGAAGGTCCTTGAAATGAGAAACAAGTCAGACACCAAATCTGGTTTTGCAGCAGATTCAGCTTCCTCACCAGAACTTATTCCAAACACTAACAGCAGCCTTTCCCTGGAATACATGTGA